A single genomic interval of Antarcticibacterium arcticum harbors:
- a CDS encoding Na/Pi cotransporter family protein yields MENTDFEFWMFVAGLGMFLFGMRHLEDSLKALAGKSFRNLLQRFTNKNWKGILTGASVTAILQSSTMVTLLALAFLGGGMIGLKNAVGIVLGANLGTTFTAWIVATFGFKINIADFSFPFLAVGILSYLFLHSRPFLKNLGGLLIGFGLLFLGLDYMKVAIENVAGQIDITAFAKYGLWTFVVVSIIITALIQSSSAMIVIILSALNAGFIDIYQAVSMVIGANIGTTSTLVFISLGGTADTKRLMLAHVIFNVVTGTLIFFFIKPLVYVTNFVFGIKDLLMELVLLNSLLNLIGILLFYPFLGLFEKFLNRMFQSHTPGGETLYVKNISPKVPDVALEALDKELIQVYLYTREFLKLSLGIAENDKNHESHWKKIFASASGLMKKYEKLKRLEDELTTYYAQLQTENLLPQEATHLTASMMGLRSFIYAAKDLKDVLHNIMFMMEAGDPVGEEVLHRLRDMVNLRLAEIDGILQEKQAEAIPADWHLENEKFYNELIGYVYSNIKDNHKKEVPVSTMTNVIKQAVSSLDNLCSAIIYWKLQRDTTIDSLEREQLV; encoded by the coding sequence ATGGAAAATACGGATTTTGAATTCTGGATGTTCGTGGCAGGGCTTGGAATGTTCCTCTTTGGGATGCGTCATCTTGAAGACAGCCTGAAAGCCCTGGCGGGAAAATCCTTCAGGAATCTGCTGCAGCGATTTACCAATAAAAACTGGAAGGGCATACTTACCGGGGCTTCTGTTACCGCCATCCTGCAAAGCAGCACCATGGTTACCCTGCTGGCCCTTGCATTTCTGGGTGGTGGAATGATTGGTTTAAAAAATGCGGTGGGAATCGTGCTGGGAGCCAATCTGGGGACCACCTTCACCGCCTGGATCGTGGCTACCTTTGGTTTTAAAATTAATATTGCCGATTTCTCTTTTCCCTTCCTGGCTGTAGGGATCCTTAGCTACCTGTTTTTACACAGCCGGCCCTTTCTCAAAAATCTTGGCGGACTCCTTATAGGCTTCGGGTTATTATTCCTGGGGCTGGATTATATGAAAGTTGCCATAGAGAATGTAGCCGGCCAAATTGATATTACTGCTTTTGCAAAATATGGGTTGTGGACCTTTGTGGTAGTGAGTATTATAATTACTGCCCTCATCCAGTCCAGTTCGGCGATGATCGTAATCATTCTTAGCGCCCTTAATGCCGGGTTTATAGATATTTACCAGGCAGTGTCCATGGTAATTGGGGCCAATATAGGAACAACTTCCACCCTGGTTTTTATATCGCTGGGTGGCACTGCAGATACTAAAAGACTTATGCTTGCCCATGTGATCTTTAATGTGGTAACCGGAACCCTTATTTTTTTCTTTATAAAACCTCTGGTATATGTTACCAATTTTGTTTTTGGGATAAAAGATCTGCTTATGGAGCTGGTCCTGCTTAATTCCCTGCTCAATTTAATTGGTATTTTATTATTCTATCCTTTCCTTGGACTTTTTGAAAAATTCCTGAACCGCATGTTCCAGAGCCATACCCCCGGAGGGGAGACCCTGTATGTAAAGAATATTTCGCCTAAAGTGCCCGATGTTGCCCTGGAGGCTCTTGATAAGGAATTGATACAGGTATACCTGTACACCCGGGAATTTTTGAAATTGAGTCTGGGGATCGCTGAAAATGATAAAAATCACGAGTCACACTGGAAAAAGATCTTTGCCAGTGCCAGCGGACTCATGAAAAAATATGAAAAGCTGAAAAGGCTGGAAGATGAGCTCACCACCTATTACGCACAGCTGCAAACCGAAAATCTTTTGCCGCAGGAGGCCACCCATTTAACTGCGAGTATGATGGGGTTAAGGTCCTTTATCTATGCGGCCAAAGATTTGAAAGATGTGTTGCACAATATAATGTTTATGATGGAAGCCGGCGATCCCGTTGGGGAAGAAGTGCTTCACCGTTTACGGGATATGGTAAACCTTCGCCTGGCTGAGATAGACGGTATATTACAGGAAAAGCAGGCTGAAGCAATTCCGGCCGACTGGCACCTGGAAAATGAGAAGTTCTATAATGAGCTTATTGGGTATGTTTACAGCAATATAAAAGACAACCATAAAAAGGAAGTTCCGGTCTCTACAATGACTAATGTGATCAAACAGGCGGTATCCTCGCTTGATAATCTTTGCAGTGCTATTATTTACTGGAAACTGCAACGCGATACCACAATTGATTCCCTGGAAAGGGAACAGCTGGTATAG
- a CDS encoding UbiA family prenyltransferase: protein MIPNAVFAYFRERFPPINMALFAILFFTVQAVSSFFIAGQEERPFWWYILGILAVISFFFRLRVFDEIKDFDIDLHNHPQRVLQSGRIGLKHLISLSVLGTVIEIVWSLLSGWPVILVWLFALGYSLLMRYEFFTGKFLNKYLLLYATTHMLVMPLIILWVYTAFHPALEILFPFYILAALSLLSGFSFEVARKIHSPVAERPGVDSYSKSLGYSTSVILVLLLLLGGVLVQLYLLSLIDARLWAYVLIGIVFFFALLLYVNNLFRPTEKSLRLAEKIVSLFMLAAYMSIIIEVYFQ from the coding sequence ATGATCCCTAATGCTGTTTTTGCCTATTTCCGGGAGCGCTTTCCGCCAATTAATATGGCATTATTTGCCATCCTGTTTTTTACGGTCCAGGCGGTAAGCAGCTTTTTCATTGCGGGGCAGGAAGAAAGACCATTCTGGTGGTATATACTGGGGATCCTTGCAGTGATCTCTTTTTTTTTCCGGCTCAGGGTATTTGATGAGATCAAGGATTTTGATATAGACCTGCACAACCATCCGCAGCGGGTTTTACAATCGGGACGTATAGGTCTTAAACATTTAATTAGTCTTTCGGTTTTAGGAACTGTAATTGAAATTGTTTGGTCCCTGCTTTCGGGGTGGCCGGTGATATTGGTTTGGCTTTTTGCACTGGGGTATTCTCTGCTTATGAGATATGAATTTTTTACCGGTAAATTCCTGAACAAATATTTACTGCTTTACGCCACCACGCATATGCTGGTAATGCCTTTAATCATTTTGTGGGTGTATACTGCATTCCATCCCGCTCTGGAGATATTATTTCCTTTTTATATCCTGGCCGCACTCAGCCTCTTGTCCGGTTTTTCTTTTGAGGTGGCGAGGAAAATACATTCGCCGGTGGCAGAACGGCCGGGGGTAGATTCATATTCAAAAAGCCTGGGATATTCTACATCTGTGATCCTGGTGCTGTTGCTGCTTCTTGGCGGGGTACTGGTTCAACTTTATTTATTAAGCCTTATAGACGCAAGACTCTGGGCATATGTTCTTATTGGAATTGTTTTCTTCTTTGCGCTGTTGCTGTATGTAAATAACCTTTTCCGGCCTACCGAAAAAAGCCTGCGCCTGGCCGAGAAAATAGTTTCCCTTTTTATGCTCGCCGCGTACATGAGCATTATTATTGAAGTGTATTTTCAATGA
- a CDS encoding PEP/pyruvate-binding domain-containing protein has translation MIIYGNKNQKGVGGKASGLYNLREMGLQVPDFLVIPYENFRVCIAENKDEETVKAALLNYELPPKDQIQLNKILKEWNFPQEPVVVRSSVLDEDGKRNAFPGMMDTFLNISTVADLKQAIAKCAASAWSPRVMEYRRQYDLSLQPKPAVIIQRQINPDASGVLFSTFPEYPQEMAIHAVYGFGEGLMNGSAEGDEFYFERSTGNLHRKNILTKEFYLERGEGSGLIKLPLDVKKQHISCLEPQVLEQLFASASTAEKIAGHPLDIEFAVKDKEIFFLQARPITREIPAIVVYDNSNIQESYCGVTTPLTFSFASRAYKTVYRQTMQVLGIPGRKILAHDAILSNLLGLVKGRIYYNINNWYRGLQLLPSFRQNKADMELMMGLEEPVDLVEDVEKSLSEKIKILPGLLLNYSRLWLKFKKLPELVPAFQENFSRYYTAFYKEEFQTLNSSEFLQKKNDLDENLLNSWSIPIINDFNVMMVNGAVMRGLRKAGITRPEEFITRYLCGDPEIESTQPTLAMINLAETAQQYPGLRELIISFPEDLHTTIERDHPEFYKKVTAFIHQYGDRTVGELKLETFTMRVRPQIFYKYLRNFLAGEKIATADLGKVKAEAEKELETLLQKRSFLFKRKLHKDLKKLKLAIRYRENMRLERTRLFGMYRQVYRARGRALVEDGRLETVEDVFYLTEDELIDLNEAANLKQLIAERKEEFSRYRKQEVPSRVIVPSPPKQEDIAIEETGILKGQGCYPGQVSGEVILIKDPGDSLDVNGKIICALRTDPGWAALFPTCKGVLIEKGSSLSHSVILLRELGIPTIINIPNLCSRLASGDRVKMDAASGEIIRGEAMAAAH, from the coding sequence ATGATAATTTACGGCAATAAAAATCAGAAAGGAGTTGGAGGAAAGGCCTCCGGACTTTACAACCTCAGGGAAATGGGATTGCAGGTGCCGGATTTTCTGGTGATCCCCTATGAGAATTTCAGGGTGTGCATTGCTGAAAATAAGGATGAGGAAACAGTGAAAGCTGCCTTGCTGAATTATGAACTCCCGCCGAAAGATCAAATCCAATTGAACAAGATCCTGAAGGAATGGAACTTTCCGCAGGAACCGGTTGTGGTGCGGTCCTCGGTCCTGGATGAAGATGGAAAAAGGAATGCCTTTCCGGGCATGATGGACACATTTCTTAATATTTCCACTGTTGCAGATCTTAAACAGGCTATTGCAAAATGTGCCGCCAGCGCCTGGTCTCCCCGGGTCATGGAATATCGCAGGCAATACGATCTTAGCCTGCAGCCGAAGCCGGCAGTGATCATTCAGCGGCAAATAAATCCGGATGCCAGTGGGGTGCTGTTTTCTACGTTCCCTGAATATCCCCAGGAAATGGCTATTCACGCTGTATATGGGTTTGGCGAGGGCCTTATGAATGGCAGTGCGGAAGGGGATGAGTTCTATTTTGAAAGATCTACAGGCAACCTTCACCGCAAAAACATACTAACCAAAGAATTTTACCTGGAAAGAGGAGAAGGCAGCGGACTTATTAAACTCCCCCTTGATGTTAAGAAGCAACATATATCCTGCCTTGAACCACAGGTCCTGGAACAATTGTTTGCAAGTGCAAGCACTGCCGAAAAAATTGCCGGCCACCCGCTGGATATAGAATTCGCGGTTAAGGACAAGGAAATTTTCTTTTTACAGGCCAGGCCCATTACACGGGAGATCCCCGCGATCGTGGTATATGATAATTCCAATATACAGGAAAGCTATTGCGGGGTTACCACTCCGCTTACTTTTAGCTTCGCCTCCCGTGCCTATAAAACCGTTTACAGACAAACCATGCAGGTCCTTGGGATCCCCGGGAGGAAGATCCTGGCACACGATGCAATCCTCTCCAACCTTTTGGGGCTGGTGAAGGGCAGGATCTATTACAACATCAATAACTGGTACCGCGGTCTTCAACTCCTGCCTTCGTTCCGGCAGAATAAGGCCGATATGGAACTTATGATGGGTCTTGAGGAACCGGTGGACCTGGTAGAGGATGTGGAAAAATCCCTTTCTGAAAAAATAAAGATCCTCCCGGGATTGCTCCTCAATTATTCCAGACTCTGGTTAAAGTTCAAAAAACTGCCGGAGCTGGTACCCGCCTTTCAGGAGAATTTCAGCAGGTATTATACGGCATTTTATAAGGAGGAGTTTCAAACATTGAATTCTTCTGAATTCCTTCAGAAGAAAAATGATCTGGACGAAAACCTGCTTAATTCCTGGAGCATTCCTATTATCAACGATTTTAATGTGATGATGGTTAATGGTGCCGTCATGCGAGGGCTTAGGAAAGCTGGTATAACCCGGCCCGAAGAATTTATTACCCGCTACCTCTGCGGTGATCCTGAAATTGAAAGCACCCAACCCACCCTTGCAATGATAAACCTGGCCGAAACCGCGCAGCAATATCCGGGGTTGAGGGAACTTATTATCAGCTTTCCGGAAGACCTTCATACTACTATAGAAAGGGATCATCCCGAATTTTATAAGAAGGTAACAGCTTTTATTCACCAATACGGTGACCGCACCGTGGGCGAATTAAAACTGGAAACCTTCACTATGCGGGTCAGGCCCCAAATTTTTTATAAGTACCTGCGTAATTTCCTGGCCGGGGAAAAGATAGCAACTGCAGATCTTGGTAAAGTAAAGGCGGAGGCAGAAAAAGAACTTGAAACCCTGCTGCAAAAAAGATCCTTTCTTTTTAAACGAAAACTGCATAAGGATCTAAAAAAACTGAAACTGGCCATACGCTACAGGGAAAATATGAGGCTGGAAAGAACCCGACTTTTTGGTATGTACCGGCAGGTGTACCGTGCAAGGGGTCGCGCGCTGGTGGAAGATGGCAGGCTGGAAACGGTTGAAGATGTATTTTATCTTACAGAAGATGAACTTATTGATCTAAATGAAGCTGCAAATCTTAAACAGCTTATTGCAGAAAGAAAAGAGGAATTTTCGCGTTATAGAAAGCAGGAAGTACCCTCCCGGGTAATTGTGCCTTCCCCGCCAAAACAGGAAGATATTGCCATTGAGGAGACCGGGATCTTAAAAGGGCAGGGTTGTTATCCGGGACAGGTGAGTGGTGAGGTGATTCTGATTAAAGATCCCGGGGACAGTCTGGATGTTAATGGAAAGATCATTTGCGCCCTGCGTACAGATCCAGGTTGGGCCGCTTTGTTTCCTACCTGCAAGGGGGTACTTATTGAGAAAGGATCTTCCCTGTCACATTCTGTTATCCTGCTGCGGGAACTGGGAATCCCCACTATTATTAATATCCCAAACCTTTGTTCCCGGTTAGCATCGGGAGATAGGGTGAAGATGGATGCAGCCAGCGGAGAAATTATAAGAGGGGAAGCTATGGCTGCAGCCCATTAA
- a CDS encoding phosphotransferase, whose product MNTSDYFKTEFIEKLLQEHNPASVIKVSNVKRFPVDNSASILSTLNAGTTGLEIGHFGLEVAYTENEVPHTRKMVMKVKPHGSVTSGMLNSLSEICGEELNAVYSQFQELTGFSNTHMRELEIYQNAPAAFQPEIFGLHVDAQNQIFLILMEYLEEVELLNTVMQPELWTPEHIMESLSKIAKWHAAHLTTPETLDLQYWKEDVASKKYMEDLQPLWTALLDHAVKVLPQVYTSQNSALLYEAIDKIPVYWDKLEKMPKTLVHNDFNPRNTCFKMGAAGLELCLYDWELATFHIPQYDVAEFLSFVLRPETYHKRREYLEFYRNELNKLTGKFEDKEEFERGFFFASLDLGLHRFGMYTMAHSVSPYPFLPAVLNSYFDGLQEMKHLMP is encoded by the coding sequence ATGAATACTTCAGATTATTTTAAAACCGAATTTATTGAAAAGCTCCTGCAGGAACACAACCCGGCTTCAGTTATAAAAGTTTCAAATGTGAAGCGGTTTCCGGTGGATAATTCGGCAAGTATTCTTTCCACCTTGAATGCGGGAACAACAGGCCTGGAAATTGGCCATTTTGGATTGGAGGTAGCTTATACCGAAAATGAAGTTCCCCACACCCGAAAAATGGTGATGAAAGTAAAGCCTCACGGCAGCGTAACTTCAGGTATGCTTAACAGTCTTTCTGAAATATGCGGGGAGGAATTGAACGCAGTGTATTCTCAATTCCAGGAACTCACAGGATTCAGCAATACGCATATGCGCGAACTGGAGATCTACCAAAACGCCCCGGCCGCATTTCAACCGGAGATCTTCGGGCTGCACGTGGATGCACAAAACCAGATCTTTCTCATCCTCATGGAATACCTGGAGGAGGTAGAATTGCTTAATACCGTAATGCAGCCCGAACTATGGACTCCGGAACATATAATGGAATCCTTATCTAAAATTGCGAAATGGCATGCAGCCCATCTCACAACTCCTGAAACCCTGGACCTGCAATACTGGAAAGAGGATGTGGCTTCCAAAAAATATATGGAAGATCTTCAACCGCTGTGGACGGCCCTGCTGGACCATGCGGTAAAAGTACTTCCACAGGTCTACACTTCACAAAACTCGGCGCTGCTGTATGAAGCTATTGATAAAATCCCGGTGTATTGGGACAAGCTTGAAAAAATGCCAAAAACACTGGTGCATAATGATTTTAATCCGCGAAACACCTGTTTTAAAATGGGTGCCGCAGGTTTGGAACTTTGCCTGTATGACTGGGAACTGGCAACTTTTCATATACCGCAGTATGATGTGGCAGAATTCCTCTCCTTTGTGTTAAGGCCTGAAACTTATCATAAGCGCCGGGAATACCTGGAATTTTATCGCAACGAACTTAATAAGCTTACCGGTAAATTTGAGGATAAGGAAGAATTTGAAAGAGGGTTTTTCTTTGCCTCCCTGGATCTCGGGCTGCACCGTTTCGGGATGTACACCATGGCGCATTCCGTAAGTCCATACCCTTTTTTGCCCGCAGTGTTAAACAGTTATTTTGATGGGTTGCAGGAGATGAAACATCTAATGCCCTAA
- a CDS encoding DUF3419 family protein, with product MHTEFENVDLNLIRYSLVWEGYDTLYNAMDITPKDDLLMVTSAGCNVLNALLKQPRSLTSIDLNPEQNRLLLLKTHIIEHLEHDVLISLMGFNGMKDVAGAWESVAPALEPTLREHWEDFFAKHPGGIISAGKLETYIHHFLPGLPEELQKKVRHLLSFTETAAQYEYFLTNLEKSEFKARFIEYFDQQNLSKGRDPQLFKYVKESGGELFYNRLKVFISNQLVRDNFYFRFFMFGPEEIPEIILPPCYRKENFLKLRAQLPKLNIVTGEAVEYLLSPEGQKINKAGLSNIFEYVSQSHFEEVCANLFTMRKLPLRMVYWNLLQSQGETTCLEFRLEGESNKLTRKEACFYFMNVRVMESVPHSILK from the coding sequence ATGCATACCGAATTTGAAAATGTAGACCTCAACCTCATCAGGTATTCCCTGGTTTGGGAAGGTTATGACACTTTATATAACGCAATGGACATCACTCCAAAAGATGATCTTTTAATGGTCACTTCTGCAGGTTGCAATGTGCTGAATGCCCTTTTGAAACAGCCGCGAAGTCTAACCTCAATAGATCTTAACCCCGAACAGAACCGGCTGTTATTATTAAAAACCCATATTATTGAACACCTGGAACACGATGTGTTGATCTCTTTAATGGGTTTCAACGGGATGAAAGATGTTGCAGGGGCCTGGGAAAGTGTTGCACCAGCACTGGAACCCACCCTGAGGGAACACTGGGAGGATTTTTTCGCAAAGCATCCCGGGGGGATCATTTCCGCAGGGAAACTGGAAACCTATATTCACCACTTTTTGCCGGGGTTACCGGAAGAGTTACAGAAAAAAGTCCGTCACCTGCTTTCTTTCACTGAAACTGCTGCTCAATATGAATATTTTCTTACCAATTTGGAAAAGTCAGAATTTAAAGCCCGGTTTATAGAATATTTTGACCAACAAAACCTTAGCAAAGGGCGGGATCCTCAACTTTTTAAATATGTAAAGGAATCTGGCGGAGAGCTTTTTTACAACCGGCTAAAAGTCTTTATATCAAATCAACTGGTGCGGGATAATTTCTATTTCCGTTTCTTTATGTTTGGTCCGGAGGAAATACCCGAAATTATTTTACCACCCTGTTACAGAAAAGAGAATTTTTTAAAGCTTCGTGCGCAACTGCCAAAATTGAATATTGTAACCGGTGAAGCTGTTGAATATTTATTATCCCCCGAGGGTCAAAAAATAAACAAAGCAGGCTTGTCCAATATTTTTGAATATGTATCACAATCTCATTTTGAGGAGGTATGCGCCAACCTGTTTACAATGCGGAAACTACCACTGCGCATGGTTTACTGGAATCTTTTGCAGTCTCAGGGCGAAACTACCTGCCTGGAATTTCGGCTGGAGGGGGAATCAAACAAACTTACGCGGAAAGAAGCCTGTTTTTATTTTATGAATGTGCGCGTGATGGAAAGCGTGCCTCACAGTATATTAAAATAG
- a CDS encoding AMP-binding protein: MAFVCRSLQLKKIKQGNRILLGIPFSFELICAILGIMAYGATPVLPPANSRETDLLRLIFSHKIKAVYLKNPEDHIKRILSFIRVKTLAQDSALQKTAYFSPVLVSAEQPALISFSSGTTGKPSAAIRTHQILKAQHLALKQSFPPLPGQQDLPLFPNILLHNLSLGITTLIPDIPDLDVRETDPEKIIAQLLDEGIDSLTGNVHYFKILVSYLQKEKLILPSVKKLGIGGSPVPEYLPHLLQNYFVNASVYIIYGSTQAEPIAVRQVTEERKNPSRGYFVGTVHPGIELRIISHLTNKEITGPNDSGLVEVSGEHVVTQPGNKWLNTGDHGFLNDKGELYLTGRSGNEGRLQGFQHYQLEHVLAHVAGVNYAAAIYDPKGFRIYVQGKTPIRELKLALEKHFPASIIGTVESIEKMPLDQRHYSKILYKDLCIPNLKM; this comes from the coding sequence GTGGCATTTGTGTGCAGGTCCCTCCAATTAAAAAAAATTAAACAAGGGAACAGGATCCTGCTGGGCATTCCCTTTTCCTTCGAACTTATATGCGCAATATTAGGAATTATGGCCTATGGGGCTACCCCTGTTCTTCCGCCTGCAAACTCCAGGGAGACCGACCTGTTACGATTAATTTTTAGCCATAAAATAAAAGCCGTTTACCTTAAAAACCCGGAAGACCACATTAAACGAATCCTTTCCTTTATAAGGGTGAAAACCCTGGCACAGGATTCTGCTCTGCAAAAGACCGCATATTTCAGCCCTGTACTGGTGTCGGCAGAACAGCCTGCGTTGATCTCCTTTAGTTCCGGCACAACCGGTAAACCTTCCGCAGCAATTCGTACGCATCAAATACTGAAGGCCCAACACCTGGCACTGAAACAGAGTTTTCCTCCCTTACCCGGGCAACAGGACCTTCCGCTTTTTCCCAATATCCTGCTGCATAATCTTTCATTGGGGATCACAACGCTGATCCCGGATATCCCGGACCTTGACGTTCGGGAAACAGATCCCGAAAAAATAATCGCCCAACTCCTGGATGAGGGAATTGACAGCCTTACAGGAAATGTTCATTATTTCAAGATCCTGGTTTCTTATCTTCAAAAAGAAAAACTCATTCTTCCCAGTGTTAAAAAACTGGGTATTGGAGGATCGCCGGTTCCCGAATACCTGCCGCACCTGCTTCAGAATTATTTTGTGAATGCCTCTGTCTACATTATTTATGGTTCAACCCAGGCAGAGCCTATTGCAGTGAGGCAAGTCACCGAGGAGCGCAAAAATCCTTCCCGCGGATATTTTGTTGGAACAGTGCATCCCGGAATTGAGCTTAGAATTATTTCCCATCTCACCAATAAAGAAATTACCGGTCCCAACGACAGCGGACTCGTGGAAGTAAGCGGGGAGCACGTGGTCACCCAGCCCGGCAATAAATGGCTAAACACCGGAGATCACGGATTTCTTAATGATAAAGGGGAACTTTACCTTACTGGCAGATCCGGAAATGAAGGCCGGCTTCAGGGCTTTCAGCATTACCAGCTGGAACATGTGCTGGCCCATGTAGCGGGGGTGAACTACGCCGCAGCCATCTATGATCCCAAAGGCTTCCGCATCTATGTTCAGGGGAAAACACCCATCAGGGAGCTAAAACTTGCCCTGGAAAAACACTTCCCCGCAAGCATAATTGGCACCGTAGAAAGCATTGAAAAAATGCCCCTGGACCAGCGGCATTATTCCAAAATATTATACAAAGACCTATGCATACCGAATTTGAAAATGTAG
- a CDS encoding GIY-YIG nuclease family protein — protein sequence MYFVYSISSLTRNYIYVGLTDNVERRFIQHNTGRNKTTKPYLPFKLIYTEEFPDRDAARKREKYLKSGIGKEFLRSKL from the coding sequence ATGTATTTTGTTTACTCCATATCAAGTTTAACGCGCAACTACATCTACGTTGGTCTCACGGATAATGTGGAAAGGAGATTTATTCAACATAATACAGGTCGTAATAAAACCACCAAACCATATCTCCCCTTTAAGTTAATATACACTGAAGAATTTCCAGATCGTGATGCCGCAAGAAAGCGGGAAAAATATTTAAAATCTGGAATAGGCAAAGAATTCTTAAGAAGTAAGCTGTAG
- a CDS encoding RND transporter family protein, with the protein MNFLRSSLFPYRYLILLLVLFFCYILWPGVEKALKVDNSLNIWFLEDDPALVEYKKYTERFGNDESIVLLIKESSGVLTSEYFQSFINLTDSLEAIPEVEGVLGPGNIQVPTNNLLGPGGRSLIKKDSEVKDVVQDLEEHTYIRDEFFTEDKKAARFVIVFKPLPDFDLHRDRLIKEVRNTVAAEFPEGNTFLGG; encoded by the coding sequence ATGAATTTTTTAAGGAGTAGCCTCTTTCCTTACAGGTACCTCATTCTATTACTTGTTTTATTTTTCTGCTATATTCTATGGCCGGGAGTGGAAAAAGCCCTCAAGGTAGATAACAGTCTCAATATCTGGTTTCTCGAAGATGACCCTGCGCTTGTTGAATATAAAAAATATACCGAGCGGTTTGGGAACGATGAAAGTATAGTGCTTCTTATTAAAGAATCTTCCGGTGTCTTAACTTCCGAATATTTCCAATCTTTTATAAATCTAACAGATTCTCTTGAGGCAATTCCGGAAGTGGAAGGCGTACTGGGGCCGGGGAACATTCAGGTTCCAACTAATAATTTACTGGGTCCCGGTGGAAGAAGTCTTATAAAAAAGGATTCTGAGGTTAAGGACGTGGTTCAAGACCTGGAGGAACATACGTATATACGGGATGAATTCTTCACAGAAGATAAAAAAGCTGCAAGATTTGTGATCGTTTTTAAACCCCTCCCGGATTTTGATCTCCATCGTGACAGGCTCATAAAGGAGGTAAGGAATACGGTGGCGGCAGAATTCCCGGAAGGGAACACGTTCTTAGGGGGGTAG